The Desulfovibrio legallii genome window below encodes:
- a CDS encoding iron-containing alcohol dehydrogenase family protein — MYRNAKNVGYYMIGKGSLSQLGDLLAVRRKAQAGPAVFFLDHYFEGKDLASRLPMESRDMLVYVDSSEEPTTEGVDAYTAQVKTFLQGATPCAMLAFGGGCTMDTCKCVGNLLTNPGKAEDYQGWELVKNPAPYKIAVPTLSGTGSETSRTGIVCNEVRNIKLGMNSDFTMFDQVLLDPDLTASVPRNQFFYTGIDTYMHCFESITGSYRNVVVDSLAEKAIDLCKQVFLSADMMSDENREKLMIASFLGGMAAGFVGVVHPLSAGLSMVLHMHHGVANCHALSVLEDIYPQEYKDFMTMMERQGIDLPKGICRGLTDAQFDALYAASIVHEKPLTNRLGPDFKKILTKENVTARFKRM, encoded by the coding sequence ATGTATCGCAATGCGAAAAATGTGGGTTATTATATGATCGGCAAAGGATCCCTGTCGCAGCTGGGGGATCTGCTGGCCGTGCGGCGCAAGGCGCAGGCCGGGCCGGCGGTGTTTTTTCTGGACCATTATTTTGAAGGCAAAGACCTGGCCTCGCGCCTGCCGATGGAAAGCAGAGACATGCTCGTCTATGTGGACAGCAGTGAGGAACCCACCACCGAGGGCGTGGACGCCTACACCGCACAGGTCAAGACTTTTTTGCAGGGGGCCACGCCCTGCGCCATGCTGGCTTTTGGCGGCGGCTGCACCATGGACACCTGCAAGTGTGTGGGCAACCTTCTGACCAATCCCGGCAAGGCCGAGGACTACCAGGGCTGGGAACTGGTCAAAAATCCCGCCCCGTACAAAATAGCCGTGCCCACGCTTTCGGGCACAGGTTCCGAAACCTCGCGCACGGGCATTGTCTGCAACGAGGTCAGGAACATCAAGCTGGGCATGAACAGCGACTTCACCATGTTTGACCAGGTTCTGCTGGACCCGGACCTCACGGCCAGCGTGCCCCGCAACCAGTTTTTTTACACAGGCATTGATACGTATATGCACTGCTTTGAGAGCATCACGGGCTCCTACCGCAACGTGGTGGTGGACTCTTTGGCCGAAAAGGCCATTGACCTCTGCAAGCAGGTTTTTCTTTCGGCAGACATGATGAGCGACGAAAACCGTGAAAAGCTCATGATCGCCTCATTTCTGGGCGGCATGGCCGCCGGATTCGTGGGTGTGGTGCATCCCCTTTCCGCCGGGCTCAGCATGGTGCTGCACATGCACCACGGCGTGGCCAACTGCCATGCCCTGAGCGTGCTGGAAGACATTTATCCGCAGGAATACAAAGATTTCATGACCATGATGGAGCGCCAGGGCATTGATTTGCCCAAGGGCATCTGCCGCGGGCTTACTGACGCCCAGTTCGACGCCCTGTACGCGGCCAGCATTGTGCACGAAAAACCCCTGACCAACCGTCTGGGGCCGGACTTCAAAAAAATCCTCACCAAAGAAAACGTCACGGCCCGCTTCAAGCGCATGTGA
- a CDS encoding NADPH-dependent FMN reductase, which yields MADLTFVGISGSLRQASRNTGLLRCCAAHLPAGVRMEIADISALPFYNADLEKPKAAQSLIEQVSRADALVLACPEYNYSLAPALKNALDWLSREPNLAPLNGKAACLLGAGGGMGSSRSQYHLRQVCVYLNLCLLNKPEVFSNAFGPAFADNGDVQEPGLTKQVADLMQALADRTRQLRA from the coding sequence ATGGCTGATCTGACCTTTGTGGGCATTTCCGGCAGCTTGCGGCAGGCCTCGCGCAATACGGGGCTGCTGCGCTGCTGCGCGGCCCATCTGCCGGCGGGCGTACGTATGGAAATTGCCGACATCAGCGCCTTGCCGTTCTATAATGCCGACCTGGAAAAGCCCAAGGCCGCGCAATCCCTGATTGAACAGGTCAGCAGGGCGGACGCCCTGGTGCTGGCCTGCCCGGAATACAACTATTCCCTGGCCCCGGCCCTGAAAAATGCCCTGGACTGGCTCTCGCGCGAACCCAATTTGGCCCCGCTCAACGGCAAGGCCGCCTGCCTGCTGGGCGCGGGCGGGGGCATGGGCAGCAGCCGCAGCCAATACCACCTGCGGCAGGTCTGCGTATACCTGAACCTGTGCCTGCTGAACAAACCGGAGGTCTTCTCCAACGCCTTTGGTCCGGCCTTTGCGGATAACGGCGACGTGCAGGAACCGGGCCTGACCAAACAGGTGGCTGACCTCATGCAGGCCCTGGCGGACCGGACCCGGCAACTGCGCGCCTAA
- a CDS encoding thioesterase family protein, with the protein MSKLVPGLHGRKELVVTPAMLASSVGSGLVDVFSTAMMVAWMEATAVEVVQGLLEDGQTTVGTGIQVAHLAATPCGMAVRFEAELTDVSPNGKGLSFKVAAYDAAGLIGEGTHQRVVVVREKFEARAQAKGQASA; encoded by the coding sequence ATGAGCAAGTTGGTCCCCGGCCTGCACGGCCGCAAAGAACTGGTGGTGACCCCGGCCATGCTGGCCAGCAGTGTGGGCAGTGGTTTGGTGGACGTTTTTTCCACGGCCATGATGGTGGCCTGGATGGAGGCCACGGCCGTAGAAGTGGTGCAGGGCCTGTTGGAAGACGGCCAGACTACCGTGGGCACGGGCATCCAGGTTGCACATCTGGCAGCCACGCCCTGCGGCATGGCAGTGCGCTTTGAGGCCGAGCTCACGGACGTTTCGCCCAACGGCAAAGGCCTGAGCTTCAAGGTGGCCGCCTACGACGCCGCCGGACTCATCGGCGAGGGCACGCATCAGCGCGTGGTGGTGGTGCGCGAAAAGTTTGAGGCGCGGGCTCAGGCCAAAGGCCAGGCCTCGGCGTAG